The Methyloferula stellata AR4 genome includes a window with the following:
- a CDS encoding AbrB family transcriptional regulator has product MLRRMRLASVSVGQHGGHVQWGLLLLLSILVTLPLELLHLPAALLLGPMIAAILVAAGEASVRVPQLPFILAQGVIGALIARSLSPSILGEMIHDWPLLLATAFSVILAANGLGYLLARQQILPGTTAIWGSSPGAATAQVLMAAAYGGDMRLVAFMQYLRIVLVAGFASAVARIWLPPAATAAAAIDWFPPVAWLPLTETLAVGWGCVLIAQRLRMPAGALLLPLIVAAILQGMGVLTIELPPWLLAVSYALVGWSIGLHFTRPILVHAGRVLPKVLLSILSLMAICGLFAAILTFAAGIDPLTAYLATSPGGADSIAIIAVSSRVDVPFIMALQTARFLLVVVTGPSVSRFVVRRMGILKEQM; this is encoded by the coding sequence ATGCTTCGGCGAATGCGGCTTGCTTCAGTCTCGGTCGGCCAACATGGCGGCCATGTTCAATGGGGCCTCCTCCTTCTTCTCTCCATTCTTGTCACCTTGCCGCTGGAGCTTTTGCACCTGCCGGCGGCTCTGCTGCTTGGGCCGATGATCGCAGCGATCCTCGTGGCCGCGGGCGAAGCCTCGGTGCGAGTGCCGCAACTGCCGTTCATTCTGGCGCAAGGCGTGATCGGCGCGCTGATCGCGCGCAGCCTGTCGCCCTCGATTCTGGGCGAGATGATTCATGATTGGCCGCTTCTTTTGGCGACGGCCTTTTCGGTCATTCTGGCGGCGAATGGGCTTGGCTATCTTCTTGCGCGGCAGCAAATCCTGCCCGGGACAACCGCGATCTGGGGCTCCTCGCCGGGCGCCGCCACGGCGCAGGTCTTGATGGCAGCGGCCTATGGCGGCGACATGCGGCTTGTCGCCTTCATGCAATATTTGCGGATCGTGCTCGTCGCCGGTTTTGCATCCGCCGTGGCACGCATCTGGCTGCCGCCGGCCGCGACTGCTGCTGCGGCGATCGACTGGTTTCCTCCGGTCGCTTGGCTGCCCTTGACCGAAACTCTGGCTGTCGGCTGGGGTTGCGTCTTGATCGCGCAGCGTCTGCGCATGCCCGCCGGGGCCTTGCTGCTGCCCTTGATCGTCGCGGCCATATTGCAAGGCATGGGCGTTTTGACGATCGAACTGCCGCCCTGGCTGCTCGCCGTCAGCTATGCGCTCGTCGGCTGGAGCATTGGGTTGCATTTCACGCGCCCCATCCTGGTTCATGCGGGCCGCGTACTGCCGAAAGTGCTGCTTTCGATTCTGTCGCTGATGGCGATCTGCGGCCTCTTTGCCGCCATCCTGACCTTCGCGGCCGGCATCGACCCTTTGACCGCCTATCTGGCGACGAGCCCCGGCGGCGCGGATTCGATCGCGATCATTGCCGTCTCTAGCAGGGTAGACGTGCCCTTTATCATGGCGTTGCAAACTGCGCGTTTTCTCCTCGTGGTCGTCACCGGCCCGAGCGTCTCGCGCTTTGTCGTCAGACGCATGGGCATTTTGAAGGAGCAGATGTGA
- a CDS encoding sensor domain-containing diguanylate cyclase — protein sequence MREHMAALINSQLDFIFFFYGLAFILLGSTCFAIAREAGRGEPWDVLGLFAFLHGAGEWLDLAALDIADTPLFAVMRTALMAISFLLLMEFARMNAIRFGLRAPARWLFGLYLPLLLLVVFAGTQGGTATANAVARYAIGFPAAIAAASVFAWFAKGFLGTARHLAIFAAMAFVLYAFAAGIIVTVAPFWPADTINQDWFVQLTGIPIQLVRGLLACALALTIWAIWRHQLVLKVASERYTAFLHQQFIWTLAAMGIILVCGWILTEFLGGIYKQNAEMAARADIDLIASHLAAETAPIEAMVKSFAGAPSVQSLLGGASADETERVKSMLDLDVEASGAKLGMIFDGSGRIVMSSGQKEMGAVPLNAGSAPYFLTSLAGELGRYFAFDAAAKELDFYASYPIRGRVGEVVGVAALQKSLSGFDADLREFDRPYFFVDPNGVIVLTNQPKMLLRPFWPLTPYKAAALAVQYGTLNDRPLMKREVEDGTWTQADGERNYLRRRFVHASQWSLVILNPTQEIFASRILGIVITFLTTIMALIYLFGRERWMRDKVEVEKRLELQKLARDLKFQATTDPLTGLSNRLQFDQGLANEMLRSERYETPLSLVLYDIDHFKDINDTYGHQTGDKVLVDLSQFVAARIRSTDLLARWGGEEFVLVLPGTDSAMAYLAAEKLRDDVEKTAFDGLQTVTCSFGVAQFAVGDTAESFIDRADAALYQAKISGRNRVKLAPKSAAEEGFVI from the coding sequence ATGCGGGAACATATGGCTGCTTTGATCAACTCTCAGCTGGATTTCATTTTTTTCTTTTATGGTCTGGCGTTCATTCTGCTCGGCAGCACTTGCTTCGCCATTGCGCGAGAGGCAGGGCGCGGCGAGCCTTGGGATGTGCTCGGCCTGTTCGCCTTCCTGCATGGTGCCGGTGAGTGGCTGGACCTCGCCGCGCTGGATATAGCCGATACGCCCTTATTTGCCGTGATGCGCACGGCGCTCATGGCGATATCTTTTCTTCTCCTGATGGAGTTTGCCCGGATGAACGCCATCCGGTTCGGGTTGCGCGCACCGGCGCGATGGCTGTTTGGGCTCTATCTTCCCCTGCTCCTGCTGGTCGTTTTCGCCGGAACGCAAGGCGGAACCGCGACGGCCAATGCGGTTGCGCGCTATGCAATCGGATTTCCCGCGGCGATTGCCGCCGCTTCGGTCTTCGCCTGGTTCGCCAAAGGATTTTTGGGCACTGCGAGACATTTGGCGATTTTCGCCGCAATGGCCTTTGTCCTTTATGCCTTTGCCGCCGGCATCATCGTTACGGTGGCGCCCTTCTGGCCTGCGGATACGATCAACCAAGACTGGTTTGTGCAGCTTACGGGAATCCCGATTCAGCTGGTGAGGGGACTTCTCGCCTGCGCGCTCGCGCTCACGATCTGGGCGATCTGGAGACATCAGCTTGTTTTGAAGGTCGCTTCCGAGCGTTACACGGCCTTTCTGCACCAGCAGTTCATCTGGACCCTCGCGGCGATGGGCATCATCCTCGTATGCGGCTGGATCCTGACGGAATTTCTCGGCGGAATTTACAAGCAAAATGCGGAGATGGCGGCGCGGGCGGATATTGATCTTATCGCGAGCCATCTCGCGGCCGAGACCGCGCCCATTGAAGCCATGGTGAAATCGTTCGCCGGTGCGCCATCCGTGCAATCCCTATTGGGCGGCGCAAGTGCGGACGAAACTGAGCGTGTCAAATCGATGTTGGATCTCGATGTCGAAGCGTCGGGCGCGAAGCTCGGCATGATATTCGACGGGTCCGGCAGAATCGTGATGTCTTCCGGTCAAAAGGAGATGGGGGCGGTGCCGCTCAACGCCGGTTCCGCGCCTTATTTTCTGACGTCGCTCGCAGGCGAGTTAGGCCGATACTTCGCATTCGATGCTGCGGCCAAGGAACTCGATTTTTATGCAAGCTATCCGATCCGGGGCAGGGTTGGCGAAGTCGTCGGCGTCGCGGCTCTCCAGAAATCCCTCAGTGGCTTCGATGCCGATCTTCGGGAGTTTGACCGCCCATATTTCTTTGTCGATCCCAATGGCGTCATCGTGCTCACGAACCAGCCAAAGATGTTGTTGCGGCCGTTTTGGCCGCTTACCCCCTACAAGGCGGCTGCGCTCGCGGTACAATACGGGACGCTGAATGATCGGCCCTTGATGAAACGCGAGGTCGAAGACGGGACATGGACCCAGGCTGATGGTGAACGCAATTATCTGCGCCGCCGTTTCGTGCATGCGAGCCAATGGTCCTTGGTGATATTGAACCCGACGCAGGAGATATTCGCGAGCCGCATTTTGGGAATCGTCATCACCTTTCTGACGACGATCATGGCCTTGATCTATCTTTTCGGTCGCGAGCGTTGGATGCGCGACAAGGTCGAGGTGGAGAAGCGCCTCGAATTGCAAAAGCTGGCGCGTGATCTCAAGTTCCAGGCAACCACGGACCCGCTCACCGGCCTATCCAATCGACTGCAATTCGATCAGGGGCTGGCCAATGAAATGCTGCGGTCAGAGCGTTATGAGACGCCGCTATCCTTGGTCCTCTACGACATCGACCATTTCAAGGATATCAACGACACATATGGCCATCAGACGGGCGATAAAGTTCTGGTCGATCTTTCGCAATTCGTCGCGGCCCGGATCCGGAGCACCGATTTGCTCGCTCGCTGGGGCGGCGAGGAATTCGTTCTTGTACTGCCTGGAACCGACAGCGCGATGGCCTATTTGGCTGCGGAAAAATTGCGCGATGACGTCGAGAAAACCGCCTTTGACGGACTTCAAACCGTGACCTGCAGTTTCGGCGTGGCTCAATTCGCCGTCGGCGACACAGCGGAAAGTTTTATCGATCGCGCAGATGCCGCTCTGTATCAGGCCAAAATCAGCGGCCGCAATCGCGTGAAGCTTGCGCCCAAATCGGCAGCCGAAGAGGGCTTTGTCATTTAA